CAAAAGGATTAGGGCGATAGCACTACACCAATACGGGAACTTGGCAAACTTAAATCGATCGTAACACTTTAGCCGAGCGAAGTACAGTGGCCAAACCAGAGCGACTTGCTTAATAGAGGCTGCGTGCAACTGTGGAGCGCCGACAGATTGCGCCGTCGGCGCAAGAAAGCGTTTTGAACATGCTACCGTTGCATGAGAAGCCGCGTGTCGTCGGAGGACTCCGGCAACGTGTTCTCGCACCTTCGGTGCGATGCCGGCGAGCCGCCGGCGCTCCATACACACCGGATCCATTAGTAAAAACATACTGTTCCGCACTTCAGACCGCTAAAGTGTTGCAATCGATCATATTCCGAAGCCTTATTCGCGTTATTTCGCGTCCATTCGTGGTTCAACTCTTGTGGTTGCTGCTATGCCGCGAGAGGTGTTGGGCTGCAGGCTGATCAGGGGACGGCCGGGGAGGTGTTTATCCAGACCTTTTCCCGGGCTTCGGCGAGGCGGGCGGCGGCGGCGGCGGCGGTTGAACCGGTGGCCATCACGAATCCGCCGCGTTCCCGGGTGACCAGATCGACGACATGGGTCAGCCGGTCGCCTTCGCGGGCGGTCAGGCGCACGGTCTCGATGCCGGGCATGGCGCGCGCTTCCTCCACGCCTTGAAAGCCGGTAACCACGCCGCTGCGCGTTATGAGCCAGGCGGCGGCGACCCCGATCTCGCAGCGCGGCGTGGTGCGCGGCGCCCTGCCGGCGGCGCAGGCGAGCTGGGCATCGAGCAGATCCACGCCCTGCGATCGCCGGACGACCGCGCGCAGGAGCGGGTCGAGGGTTGCGGGGCATTGGACGTCCACGAGGGTGAGGCCGCTCCCCGAATCGACGAATTCCAATTCCACGTAGGCCCACCCCGGGGGCATCGTCCGGTTGAGATTTGACGCGGCGGCCATGGCGGCTTCCATGAGCGCGCCCCGGCGCGGCACGGGCATGGCGTAGCCCAGGGGCACGCGGTACATCGAGGTGGTGGTCTCCTGCGCGACCAGGTCGAAGGGAACGAGATCGCGACCGGCCTTGAATGCGGGCAGGCGGTAGACGGCCCCCTCCACGGCGGGTTGCAGGCGCACCGGTCCGCCGGCGCCGCGCCCGCGCAGTTTGATGGCGGCGAGTGAAAGGTCGCTCGGATGATCGACGCGCATGCAGGAGGCGTCGCCGTCGCCACAACCGGCGCGCACCCAGACGGGAAACGCGAGGTTTCGGCGATCGGAATCGGAAATGCGTTCGAGATCCGGGAGGCTGAGATGGGTCGCGCCGGGGACGAGCAATGCGGGTGGTCCAGCAGTCTCTGGGCAGGGCATGTGCGGGAGGCCGAAGTGCGCCGCGATGCTGTTTACGACGCCGCGCAGGGCGGGATTGGCGGCCCAGACGCCGGCCAGGCGGACGCCGCGGAGCTTGTCGCTGCATACACCGGCTTCCCAGCATGGCACGCGAATGATCGGTGCGGGCGCGGCATTGGGATGGGGATCGCCTATTGCGGCGAGGTATAGCGGCGAGAGGCCCAGCCGTGTGCAGGCGGCCGCGATGTCGTCTGTGTCGTTCGGAATACCGGCGATTCCGATCTGCATAATCGTAGACTCCCTCGACTTTCGCCCGCGCGAACGGCGCCGCGCTTCCCCGGGTGAAACGATAGCGGATCGGGGGGCTGGTTTGCACGCTGGACGTGCGGGCACAGGCCATCACGGGGTGTTGTGTCACCCGGCGGGGGTGGAATACTGCCCCGACTGTTGACGCGCTACTGGAGTCTCACACCCACAAGCCTTTGCGGCGGAGCCGCAGAGCTTGAGGGTGGCACCCGTGGCTCCCTTTGAGATTTCAAAGCGGGCGCTCTCGGGGCGTTGCTTCACCCGGCAGGGGTGGAATACTGCCCCGACTGTTGACGCGCTACTGGAGTCTCACACCCACAAGCCTTTGCGGCGGAGCCGCAGAGCTTGAGGGTGGCACCCGTGGCCCACATTGAAGTTTTCGGGGCGGGCGATCACGGGGTGCTGCTTCACCCGTTTATGAAGATGGACGGCGGCTTCGCCGCCTGGCAGGCGGGGACGCCCACCACGGCGCGTCTTCGACCTGCGCTCCCAGCCTTTGCCGCTTCCTTGGTAGAGATGCTCTAATCTGGTTTTTATGAGGCAGTTGTGGTAATGCCGAGGCGTTTCTTTCAGAGCAGGTACCCGCGATTTGTGGGTGATTTGGGCGCTTTCGCGGCTGGGGTGGGTCTGTCGCGGTTGCCCGTCCCCGGGTTTTGTGGGCTTTGGGGCTTGTGTTACCATGACACCACTTTGCGTCCCCGTAGAATTACGTTAAGCAAACACGGCCTGACGGAGCCCGCTCATGCAATTTTATAAGTCGTTGTCGGCTATTGTCTTGACTGCCCTCATCGCCCCCGCGTTTCTAGCTGGATGCGGCGGAAGCGGTGGTTCCGCACCGGAGGAGGCCAATGTTGGCGCGACCAGTTCGGGGTCCGGCGGCGGCGTTGATGATGGTGGCTCCGCGGCGGGTCCCAGCGCGCTGGACGCGCCGGATGAGCAGCTTGGGGCGCCGCCGGTGGCGGAGGGCCCTCCGGTGGAGGGCGACTGGATCGTGGTTCGACTCAACGCGGAGCCGCCGACCTTGAACCCGCTCCTGGAGGTGGCGGACGCATATACGCAACGGGTGGTGGGCGGCAACGGGGGCAACATTTTCGAGACCCTGCTCGAGCGAGACAACGAAACGCAGGAATTCAAGCCGCTGCTCGCGGAGCGCTACGAGGTGTCGGACGATCACCTGAGGTATACGTTCTACCTGCGCCAGAACGCCCGTTTTTCGGATGGGGCGCCGCTGACGGCGCACGACGTGCTGTTCACGTACGAGGCGATTCAGAACCCGGCGCACGACTGCGCGGACCGGCGGAGCTACCTGGTCGATTTCGAGTCGGCGACGGTGCTGGACGACTACACGATCCAGTTCCAGGCCAGGCAGCCGTACTTCCTGCACCTGAGCGTGCTGGGATCGATTGAGGTCGTGCCGAAGCACATTTACAGCCAGGGCGATTTCAATCGCGACTTTTCGCGGGCCCCGGTGGGGAGCGGGCCGTACGCGCTCAAGCAGTGGGATACAGGGCAACAGGTGGTAATCGCGAAGCGGGCGGATTATTGGGGCGAGAAGAAGCCGTGGGTGAACGAGATCCACTATAAATTCATCACAGACGACAATGCGGCGCTCCAGTTGCTTCGCCGGGGCGAACTCGATGAAATGCGGATGAGCGCGGAGCAGTGGGTCCGGCATGCGCCGCGCCCCGAAATTGCGGACAACTACCAGCGGATTACCATGTATTCGCCGGTGGACGGTTACGCGGGGACCTTCGGCTGGATCGGGTGGAACGCGAAGCGCCCGTTTTTCAGCGACAATCGTGTGCGCAAGGCGATGACGATGCTGCTCGACCGGGACACCATCGGCGAGACGATTTACCACGGGCTGGTGCGTACGGTTAGCGGATCGATGTTCCCGGACAGCCCGGCTTATGACCAGAGCATTGCGCCTTGGCCCTTCGATCCCGAGCAGGCCGCGGCGCTCCTGGAGGAAGCAGGCTGGACGGACAGCGACCGCGACGGGATCCGGGACAAGGACGGGACGCCCTTCAGTTTCCAGTGGATTTTCCCGACGGGCTCGCCGGAGTACGAGCAGCTTGCGACGGTGTACAAGGAAGAGCTTGACCGCGCGGGCATTGACGTGACGCTGCGGCCGCTGGAATGGGCGACTTTCCTCGAGAGCGTGACCAAGCGCACGTTCGACGCGTGCAGCATGGCGTGGGTGAGCCCGATCGAGTCGGACCCGTACCAGATCTGGCATTCGAGCCAGGCGGAGAATGGGTCGAACTACGTTGGCTTTGTGAACGAGGAGGCGGATCGGCTGATAGAAGCGGCGCGTCTCGAATTCGACGCGGACAGGCGCGCGGCGCTTTACCGGGAATTCCACGCGATCCTTCACGAGGAGCAGCCGTACACGTTCCTGTACAATTCGAAGCGCAAGGTGGTGGTATCCAACCGCTTCCAGAATGTGAAGCCGTATACGCTGGGCTTTGACATGCGGGAGTGGTGGGTACCGCTGGACCAGCAGCGCTACCGATGATCGGCGGGCGGGAACGGGAGTCGAGATTGTGCGCACCTATCTGATCCGCCGGTTGCTGCTGGTTATCCCGACGTTTCTCGGGATCAGCATCATCACGTTTCTAATCGTGCAGATGGCTCCAGGCAGCCCGATCTTTCTGAAGGTGCACAAGCCGGGGAGCGCGGGGGGCAGCGCTATCACGCAGGAGGCCATCGAGCAGACGAAGAAGCTGTACGGCCTGGACAAACCGCTGCCGGTGCGGTATGTGCTGTGGCTGGGCAAACTGGCGACGCTCGATTTTGGTAATTCCTACAAGGATCACCGGCCCGTGCTGGAAAAGATCGGCGAAACGCTCCCGATCACGATCCAGCTGAACCTGATTTCGATCCTGCTGATTTACCTGATCGCCATACCGATTGGCGTGTATTCGGCGACGCACCAGCACTCGCCGGGCGACACGCTGATCACGCTGATCCTTTTTGTTCTGTACAGCCTGCCGAGTTTCTGGGTGGCGATGCTGCTGATGTACTATTTTTGCGGGGGCGCGCACTGGAACTGGTTTCCGGCGGCGGGGATGAACTCGTACGACGCCCGGACCCTGGCGTGGTGGCCGTGGCTTCTGGATCGCGGGTGGCACCTGGTGCTGCCGGTGGTCTGCCTGAGCTACAACGGGCTGGCGAGCCTTTCTCGGTATGCGCGGGCGGGCCTTATCGAGACGGTCCGCCAGGACTACGTGCGGACGGCGCGGGCCTACGGGTTCAGCGAACGCACGGTGATTTACAAGTACGCGCTGCGGAATTCGCTGATCCCGATTATCACGATTCTGGGCGCGCTTATACCCACGCTGATCGGGGGGAGCGTGATTATCGAGAGTATCTTCTCGATTCCCGGCATGGGCAAGCTGGCTTTTGAGGCGATCCTCTCGCGCGACTACCCGCTGGTGATGGGGATCCTCTCGATCACGGCGCTGCTGACGCTGCTGGGCCTGATTCTTTCCGATATCCTGTATGCGCTGGTGGATCCGCGCATCAAATTCAGCTAGGAACGTTATTCGATGCGTCTTGCGCGCGAAAACCGGTGGAACGATCACGATGTCTGACGCCATGCACCAGAACCAGGGCTACTGGCGGCTTGTGTGGCGGCAGTTCCGCAGGCGGCGGCTTGCGGTGGGATCGGTGGCCATTCTGCTTTTGCTCGGGGCCATCGGGCTGCTTGCGCCGTTCCTGGCGGGGGAAAGGCCGATCTACCTGGTGAAGGACGGAAAGACGTACCTGTTTCCCAATGTGATCACGTACAAGGACCTGGTATCGGTGAATTTCGATCGGTGGGCGCCGTCGGCCGGCGAACGCGCGATCCGCCCGCCGATCCCCTATGCGCCGGAGCGGTCCAATTTGCGCAACCGCCTGCAGCCCCCGTCGGCGAGCAACTGGCTGGGGACGGATGATCGGGGTCGGGATGTGCTGAGCCGGATCATCTGGGGCACGCGGATATCGATGACCGTTGGCTTCGTGGCGATGGGCATTGCGGTGCTAATTGGGGTTATAGCGGGCAGCCTGGCGGGCTATTACGGGGGGCGGGTCGACGCGGTGGTGCTGCGGCTGATCGAGATTGTGCTGTGTTTCCCGACGCTGATCCTGATTTTGACGTTGATCGCCTTTCTCAATCCGAGCATTTACAACATTATGATTGCGATTGGGCTGACGCGCTGGCCCGATGTGGCGCGTCTGGTGCGGGGCGAGTTTCTGAAGCTGCGGTCGGCGGACTTCACGACGGCGGCGCGGGCGACGGGCCTGCGCGATTCTCGGGTGATGTTCCGGCACATGCTTCCGAACGCGCTGGCTCCGGTGCTGGTGACGGCGACCTTCGGTGTGGCGGGGGCAATCCTGATAGAGTCTTCTTTGAGCTTTCTGGGCTTTGGCGTTCCGCCGCCCACGGCGAGCTGGGGCGAGATATTGAAGCAATCGAAGGACTATGTCGACTTCGCGTACTGGCTGGTTTTTTTTCCCGGCTTGGCGATCTTCGTCACGGTAACGGCGTTTAACCTGGCGGGCGAGGGTCTCCGGGACGCGATGGATCCGCGGTTGAGGCAATGAGCAGAGAAAAACTTTCAGAACGCGGGAGGCGCGGTAGGATGCCAGACTCGGCCAGGCGTTGCGGAAGGCCCAAAGACGCCCGCATACGTGTACAAGGACAACAGGGACCTAAGGGACATAAGGGACATAAGGGACATAAGGGACAACAGGGACCGCAGAGACCTGCGAGGCAACGTCGACGAATTCGTGTTCCTGCCGTCCCTGGAACGGGTCTCGCCATCCCGAGTGAATCACCATTGAGCCGCCGGGAACCCATCTTCTCATGACCGAACCAGCCGCCCCCATACTTCAGGTGAAGAACCTCAGGACTTACTTCAAGACCGACCAGGGTCTGGCGAAGTCGGTGGATGATGTTTCGTTTGCGCTGCACCCGGGGCGGACGCTGGCGGTGGTGGGCGAGAGCGGTTGCGGGAAGAGCGTGACGGCGCTTTCGATCATGGGGCTGGTCCCGGAGCCGCCGGGGGTGCGCGCGGGCGGGGAGATCCTTTTCGGGGGGCGCGATCTGCTTCAATTGCCGCAGCGGGAATTGCGGGCGATCCGGGGCAACGATATCTCGATGATCTTCCAGGAGCCGATGACGTCGATGAATCCGGTGTTCCGTGTGGGCGCGCAGATCAGCGCGTCGATCCAGCTTCACCTGGGGCTCGACAAGAAGGCCGCGCGCGAGGAGGCCATCCGCCTGCTGGGCCTGGTGGGGATCCCGGTTCCGGAGCGGCGTGTGGACAATTACCCGCACGAGATGTCCGGGGGCATGCTCCAGCGGGCGATGATCGCGATGGCGCTTGCGGCGGATCCGGCGGTGCTGATTGCGGATGAGCCCACGACGGCGCTGGATGTGACGATACAGGCCCAGATCCTGGATTTGCTGCGGAAACTGCAGGATGAACGGGGGATGTCGATCTTGCTGATCACGCACGACCTGGGGGTGGTGGCGGAGAACG
This is a stretch of genomic DNA from Candidatus Hydrogenedentota bacterium. It encodes these proteins:
- a CDS encoding ABC transporter permease; its protein translation is MHQNQGYWRLVWRQFRRRRLAVGSVAILLLLGAIGLLAPFLAGERPIYLVKDGKTYLFPNVITYKDLVSVNFDRWAPSAGERAIRPPIPYAPERSNLRNRLQPPSASNWLGTDDRGRDVLSRIIWGTRISMTVGFVAMGIAVLIGVIAGSLAGYYGGRVDAVVLRLIEIVLCFPTLILILTLIAFLNPSIYNIMIAIGLTRWPDVARLVRGEFLKLRSADFTTAARATGLRDSRVMFRHMLPNALAPVLVTATFGVAGAILIESSLSFLGFGVPPPTASWGEILKQSKDYVDFAYWLVFFPGLAIFVTVTAFNLAGEGLRDAMDPRLRQ
- a CDS encoding ABC transporter ATP-binding protein — translated: MTEPAAPILQVKNLRTYFKTDQGLAKSVDDVSFALHPGRTLAVVGESGCGKSVTALSIMGLVPEPPGVRAGGEILFGGRDLLQLPQRELRAIRGNDISMIFQEPMTSMNPVFRVGAQISASIQLHLGLDKKAAREEAIRLLGLVGIPVPERRVDNYPHEMSGGMLQRAMIAMALAADPAVLIADEPTTALDVTIQAQILDLLRKLQDERGMSILLITHDLGVVAENAHDVVVMYAGKVVERAPVRELFARPRHPYTLGLFASLPRHDTRLERLHVIRGNVPAATAFPPGCRFHSRCPYAVDRCRESVPPLESVGEGGHEAACWELDRVAPQETVLAANKPSDDTP
- a CDS encoding peptide-binding protein; its protein translation is MQFYKSLSAIVLTALIAPAFLAGCGGSGGSAPEEANVGATSSGSGGGVDDGGSAAGPSALDAPDEQLGAPPVAEGPPVEGDWIVVRLNAEPPTLNPLLEVADAYTQRVVGGNGGNIFETLLERDNETQEFKPLLAERYEVSDDHLRYTFYLRQNARFSDGAPLTAHDVLFTYEAIQNPAHDCADRRSYLVDFESATVLDDYTIQFQARQPYFLHLSVLGSIEVVPKHIYSQGDFNRDFSRAPVGSGPYALKQWDTGQQVVIAKRADYWGEKKPWVNEIHYKFITDDNAALQLLRRGELDEMRMSAEQWVRHAPRPEIADNYQRITMYSPVDGYAGTFGWIGWNAKRPFFSDNRVRKAMTMLLDRDTIGETIYHGLVRTVSGSMFPDSPAYDQSIAPWPFDPEQAAALLEEAGWTDSDRDGIRDKDGTPFSFQWIFPTGSPEYEQLATVYKEELDRAGIDVTLRPLEWATFLESVTKRTFDACSMAWVSPIESDPYQIWHSSQAENGSNYVGFVNEEADRLIEAARLEFDADRRAALYREFHAILHEEQPYTFLYNSKRKVVVSNRFQNVKPYTLGFDMREWWVPLDQQRYR
- a CDS encoding ABC transporter permease; this translates as MRTYLIRRLLLVIPTFLGISIITFLIVQMAPGSPIFLKVHKPGSAGGSAITQEAIEQTKKLYGLDKPLPVRYVLWLGKLATLDFGNSYKDHRPVLEKIGETLPITIQLNLISILLIYLIAIPIGVYSATHQHSPGDTLITLILFVLYSLPSFWVAMLLMYYFCGGAHWNWFPAAGMNSYDARTLAWWPWLLDRGWHLVLPVVCLSYNGLASLSRYARAGLIETVRQDYVRTARAYGFSERTVIYKYALRNSLIPIITILGALIPTLIGGSVIIESIFSIPGMGKLAFEAILSRDYPLVMGILSITALLTLLGLILSDILYALVDPRIKFS